The proteins below are encoded in one region of Leptotrichia sp. oral taxon 218:
- a CDS encoding DKNYY domain-containing protein, whose product MNIKRYLLKILLLLVLVGSVANADILVVPFYEIHEKSVYYRTENGLEKLQNADAKTFEIFKESRSFGRDKNNVYYLGDKLNKIDPKTFEVVEGYYITMFKDKNGIYTFGKNYDKLKIINFKENGIDIDFNDFKVISSENPTIYRNKNDVYFQKGGKIYPIKNVDAKTFEKINGRSYLDNKYYRDKNDVYYFSSDKILKLENADRNSVNELSKNILRDKNNVYFENQQIKGLDVNSFKVIYENRISEPENLIKDKNGVYYIDENKKTLIKFKNNEIDIESFGIANKMLDDYFKDKNNVYYLEDYKLHRLDDLDIETYQNIFMTRYKKDKNNLYFKWKKVKNVNPNDVEIIENDFIKIKDTLYEISNFEEKEVEILPLAVDVKSFEYIDNKYYKDKTNIYYNKNGKLKKIEDVNFKSFGILEENSYFGKDKNNIYYKGDKLEKIDRNSFRVLNESYDNSIIKDKNGIYILTKESSIKIIKIDKNIKNIDFNNFEEITNYPYVFKDKNSVYTLNTDDDKTVTVFSFEKNDYKLNKLNNINPKKFDMIEFNYFKDDKNIFYFSDKEKIMKKIENADVESFEVLDDDYSKDKNSKYYHGERIK is encoded by the coding sequence GTGAACATTAAAAGATATTTGTTAAAAATTCTGCTTTTACTTGTTTTGGTAGGGAGTGTTGCGAATGCAGATATTCTTGTGGTGCCTTTTTATGAAATTCATGAAAAAAGTGTGTACTATAGAACAGAAAATGGATTAGAAAAGTTGCAAAATGCAGATGCGAAAACTTTTGAAATTTTTAAAGAAAGCAGATCTTTTGGAAGGGATAAAAATAATGTTTACTATTTGGGAGATAAACTGAATAAAATAGATCCAAAAACTTTTGAAGTAGTTGAAGGATACTATATTACAATGTTCAAAGATAAAAATGGAATTTATACTTTTGGAAAAAATTATGATAAATTAAAAATTATAAATTTTAAAGAAAATGGGATTGATATAGATTTTAATGATTTTAAAGTAATTTCAAGCGAAAATCCAACCATTTATAGAAATAAGAATGATGTTTATTTCCAAAAAGGCGGGAAAATTTATCCAATAAAAAATGTGGATGCGAAAACTTTTGAAAAAATAAACGGTCGTAGTTATCTTGATAATAAATATTATCGAGATAAAAATGATGTCTACTATTTTTCTAGTGACAAAATATTGAAACTAGAAAATGCAGATAGAAACAGTGTTAATGAATTAAGTAAAAATATTTTAAGAGATAAAAATAATGTCTATTTTGAAAATCAACAAATAAAAGGTTTGGATGTTAATAGTTTTAAAGTTATTTATGAAAATAGAATATCAGAACCTGAAAATTTGATAAAAGATAAAAATGGTGTCTATTATATTGATGAAAATAAAAAAACTTTAATAAAATTTAAAAATAATGAGATAGATATAGAAAGTTTTGGAATAGCAAATAAAATGTTGGATGATTATTTCAAGGATAAAAATAATGTCTATTATTTGGAGGATTATAAACTTCATAGGTTAGATGATTTGGATATTGAGACTTATCAAAATATTTTTATGACAAGATACAAAAAGGATAAAAATAATTTGTACTTTAAATGGAAAAAAGTAAAAAATGTTAATCCCAATGATGTTGAAATAATTGAAAATGACTTCATTAAAATAAAAGATACATTATATGAAATTTCTAATTTTGAAGAAAAAGAAGTTGAAATATTACCTTTAGCAGTTGATGTAAAAAGCTTTGAATATATTGATAACAAGTACTATAAGGACAAAACTAACATTTATTATAATAAAAATGGAAAATTAAAAAAAATAGAAGATGTAAATTTCAAAAGTTTTGGAATACTAGAAGAAAATTCTTATTTTGGAAAAGATAAAAATAATATTTATTATAAAGGAGATAAATTAGAAAAAATAGATAGAAATAGTTTTAGAGTATTAAATGAATCTTACGATAATTCTATAATAAAAGATAAAAATGGAATTTACATATTAACTAAAGAGAGTAGCATAAAAATAATTAAAATTGATAAAAATATTAAGAATATTGATTTTAATAATTTTGAAGAAATTACAAATTATCCTTATGTTTTTAAAGATAAAAATTCTGTTTATACTTTGAATACAGATGATGATAAAACAGTTACGGTTTTTAGTTTTGAAAAAAATGATTATAAACTAAATAAATTAAATAATATAAATCCTAAAAAATTTGATATGATAGAATTTAATTATTTTAAAGATGATAAAAATATTTTCTATTTTTCAGATAAAGAAAAAATAATGAAAAAAATTGAAAATGCTGATGTTGAAAGTTTTGAAGTGCTAGATGACGATTATTCGAAAGATAAAAATAGTAAATATTATCATGGAGAAAGAATTAAGTAA
- a CDS encoding AAA family ATPase — MKNSKKTKLPIGVSNFKDIIEKNYYYFDKTKFIENILEDGSQVKLFTRPRRFGKTLNMSMLKYFFDVKNKDENRKLFEGLNISKSEYFDIQGNFPVISVSFKKYQEKDWKNGFDMIKDIISGLYDEFEFVKEKLSARKKKKFDSILMEEANLANWKNSLADLSNYLYDFYGKKVIVLIDEYDQPIINSYIEGYYDETIDFFKSFYGAVLKDNEYLEMGVMTGILRVAKENIFSGLNNLEVHTILDDEFTEYFGIMENEVEKSVEDFGLEYELKDVQKWYNGYLFGNRQVYNPWSIINFLKNGKLKPYWVNTSGNGLIKLYLKKLRDSIFDDFTKLLDKKNILKIINDNMTFGNLEANFEKNIWNLFFHSGYLTLAEKYNGNDVCLKIPNEEILKMFSEMFIEVYFDSYEKFLYMSDSLRNGDISNFKKYLKEILLENTGIFDVSGTYKEQFYHGLMLGLILILKNEYEITSNNFAGKGRYDLLLKPKNILEGKEGIIIELKIINGTENLSNNKIHEKLEKECEVALNQIDEKGYSSVLKNAGIEKVLKIGIAFLGKEFEMKFEK; from the coding sequence ATGAAGAACAGCAAAAAAACAAAACTGCCAATCGGAGTATCTAATTTTAAAGACATTATTGAAAAAAATTACTATTATTTTGATAAAACAAAATTTATAGAAAATATTTTAGAAGATGGCTCTCAGGTGAAATTGTTTACTCGTCCTAGAAGATTTGGGAAAACATTGAATATGTCGATGCTTAAATACTTTTTTGATGTTAAGAATAAAGATGAGAACAGGAAACTGTTTGAAGGGCTGAATATTTCTAAAAGTGAGTATTTTGACATACAAGGGAATTTTCCTGTGATTTCGGTTTCGTTTAAGAAATATCAGGAAAAAGATTGGAAAAATGGATTTGATATGATTAAAGATATTATTTCTGGCTTGTATGATGAATTTGAGTTTGTGAAGGAAAAACTCAGTGCAAGAAAAAAGAAAAAGTTTGATTCGATTTTGATGGAGGAAGCTAATCTTGCTAATTGGAAAAATTCGTTGGCAGATTTGTCAAATTATTTGTATGATTTTTATGGAAAAAAAGTGATTGTTTTAATAGATGAATATGACCAGCCGATAATAAATTCCTATATTGAGGGATATTACGATGAAACTATTGATTTTTTCAAAAGTTTTTATGGTGCTGTTTTGAAGGATAATGAGTATCTTGAAATGGGAGTTATGACTGGGATTTTGAGGGTTGCTAAGGAAAATATTTTTTCTGGGTTGAATAATTTAGAAGTTCATACAATTTTAGATGATGAGTTTACAGAATATTTTGGGATTATGGAAAACGAAGTGGAAAAATCAGTCGAAGATTTTGGTTTGGAGTATGAATTGAAAGATGTCCAAAAATGGTATAATGGTTATTTATTTGGAAATAGACAAGTTTATAATCCGTGGTCTATTATCAATTTTTTAAAAAATGGAAAATTGAAACCTTATTGGGTAAACACAAGTGGAAATGGTCTTATTAAATTGTATTTGAAAAAGTTAAGAGACAGCATTTTTGATGATTTTACGAAACTTCTGGATAAAAAAAATATCTTAAAAATTATTAATGATAATATGACTTTTGGTAATTTGGAAGCAAATTTTGAAAAAAATATTTGGAATTTATTTTTTCATAGCGGTTACTTGACTTTAGCAGAAAAATACAATGGAAATGATGTTTGTTTAAAAATACCAAATGAAGAGATATTAAAAATGTTTTCAGAAATGTTTATAGAAGTATACTTTGATAGTTATGAAAAATTTTTATATATGTCAGATTCTTTAAGAAATGGCGATATTTCAAATTTCAAAAAATATCTAAAAGAAATTTTATTGGAAAATACTGGAATATTTGATGTGAGTGGAACTTACAAAGAGCAATTTTATCACGGATTGATGTTAGGATTAATTTTAATTTTGAAAAATGAATACGAAATTACATCGAATAATTTTGCGGGAAAAGGAAGATACGATTTACTTTTAAAACCTAAAAATATTTTGGAAGGAAAAGAAGGAATTATTATTGAATTGAAAATTATTAATGGGACAGAAAATTTAAGTAATAATAAAATTCATGAAAAACTTGAAAAGGAATGTGAAGTTGCGTTGAATCAAATTGATGAGAAAGGATATAGTTCTGTTTTGAAAAATGCTGGGATTGAGAAAGTTTTGAAAATTGGGATTGCATTTTTGGGGAAAGAATTTGAGATGAAGTTTGAAAAATAG